The following nucleotide sequence is from Pseudomonas putida S13.1.2.
CCGTCGCCACCAAGGCTTGCCCCTGCAACTTCGCCTGTGGCGCGATCAACCTCAGCAACCCCGCCTCGTAACGTTTGCGCAACAAGGCCAGGCGCGCCTGCTGGTCATCGCTCAGGCAGCACAAGTCGCGCTCCGCCAACCGAAACTGCATCGGCCGCTCGGCATGCAATTGCCAGTGCGCTGCAATCAGGCAGCCCAATGCCGAGGCACCGCGGGCCATGGCCCGGCGGCCCTGGTCCAAGGTGGCCTGCAGTTCTTCGTACAACTCCTCGATCAAGTCGTACAACAGGTCCTGCTTGCTGGGAAAGTGATGGTACAGCGAGCCTGCCGTCAGCCCCACATGGGCCGCCAGCTCGCGCATGCTGACTTGGCCAAAGCCCTTTTCGGCAAACAGCGCCATGGCCCGGTCGCGTCGCTCCTCAAAGCTGGCACAGCGCATTGCGGCATTGACCGGGGGCATGGCGCCTTGTCCTCAGTAGGTGAAGAAACCGCGGCCGGTCTTGCGCCCCAGCCAACCGGCCGCGACCATTTCCTTGAGCAGCGGGGCAGGGCGGTACTTGCTGTCGTTGAAGCCTTCATGGAAGGCCTCCATGATCGCCAGCAGGGTGTCCAGGCCGATCAGGTCGGCCAGTGCCAGCGGGCCGATGGGCTGGTTGCAGCCCAGGCGCATGCCGGTGTCGATGTCCTCGGCACTGGCCAGGCCTTCCTGGCGCACGAAGATCGCCTCGTTGATCATCGGCACCAGGATGCGGTTGACCACGAAGCCCGGGCGGTTGCCTGCGGTGATCGGGGTCTTGCCGACCTTTTCAGTCACCACCAGCGCCTGGGCGTAGGTGCTGTCGCTGGTCTGCAGGCCGCGAATGATCTCGACCAGCGCCATCATCGGCACCGGATTGAAGAAGTGCACACCGATGAAGCGCTCGGGGTGCTCGATGCTGGCGGCCAGCTGGGTGACCGACAGCGACGAAGTGTTGGTGGCGATCAGGCAGTCGGCGGCGACGTTGGCGGCCACTTGCTGCAAAATGCGCTGCTTGAGCTGCAGGCTTTCGGTGGCGGCCTCGATCACCAGCTGCGCGCTGCTAAGCTGGGCGTAGTCGGTGCTGGTGCGGATACGCGTTTTCGCCGCAGCGGCCTTGTCCGCATCCAGGGTGCCCTTGCTGACCTGGCGTTCGAGGTTCTTGCTCAAGGTGGCCACGCCGCGCTCCAGCGCCGCGTCGGAAACATCCACCAGCAGCACCTGGTAGCCGGCGACGGCGCACACCTGGGCAATGCCGTTGCCCATGGTGCCGGCGCCGATCACGGCGATCTGTTCAATGCTCATGTGCCAGGCTCCCTCAGACGCGCTCGAAGACTACGGCGATGCCTTGGCCGCCACCGATGCACATGGTCGCCAGGGCGTAGCGGCCCTGAATGCGCTGCAGTTCATGGATGGCCTTGGTGGCGATGATCGCGCCAGTGGCACCCACCGGGTGGCCCAGGGAAATACCCGAACCGTTGGGGTTGACCTTCTCCGGGTCGAAGCCCAGCTCGCGGGCCACGGCGCAGGCCTGGGCGGCGAACGCTTCGTTGGACTCGATCACGTCCAGGTCCTGCAGTTTCAGGCCGGTCTTTTCCAGCACCTTGCGGGTGGCCGGGATCGGGCCAAGGCCCATCAGTTCGGGCTCGACACCGGCGTGGGCATAGCCCACCAGGCGCGCCAGCGGCTTCAGGCCCAGGCGACGCACGGCATCACCGCTGGCCAGCACCAGGCCGGCCGCGCCATCGTTGATGCCGCTGGCGTTGCCGGCAGTCACGGTGCCGTCCTTTTTGAACACGGTCTTCATGCCGGCCAGTTGCTCGGCGGTGACGTCGCCACGCACGTGCTCGTCCACGGCGAACTGTACGGTGCCTTTGCGGGTTTTCAGCTCCACCGGGACGATCTGGCTGTCGAAACGGCCTTCGGCAATGGCGCGGGCGGCGCGGCGCTGGCTGGTCAGGGCCAGTTCATCCTGCATCTCGCGGGTAATGCCGTGTTTGGCGGCGACGTTTTCTGCGGTGATGCCCATGTGGAAGTGTTCGAACGGGTCCTGCAGCACGCCGACGGTGTAGTCGATGCCTTGCAGGTCGCCCATGCGCGCGCCCCAGCGCGCCTGCGGCAGCAGGTACGGGCCACGGCTCATGGACTCGGCACCGGCGGCCACGGCCACGTCAGCATCACCGAGCAGCAGGCACTGAGTGGCAGAGACGATGGCCTGCAGGCCCGAGCCGCACAGGCGGTTGACGTTGAAGGCAGGTGTTTCTTTGGGCATGCCGGCGTTCATCGCGGCAACCCGCGACAGGTAGGCATCGCGCGGTTCGGTCGGGATCACGGTGCCCATGACCATATGGCCGATCTGCTCGGCGGCCACGCCCGAGCGCTCGATGGCGGCGCGGGTGATGGCAGTGGCCAGGTCGGCCAGGGGCAGGTCCTTGAGCGAGCCTCCAAAACCACCGATGGCGGAACGCACGGCACTGACGACGTAGATTTCTGGGCTGCTCATAGAGGCTCCGTAAGCTTAGGCATGGCGGGACCGGGCCAGGCTCTGCGAGAATGGCCGGCGGTCCCGGAGTGGGATCGAGTCTAGGCAAAGGCTCTGTTGCAGCCTATGCCGGATCTGTTCAAACAACCTGGCACTTTTTGCCACTCAGCATAGACAGCGAAAACCACCATGCGCGATAGCGATTCGGTCGCCGTGTACTTTCTCAATGCCATGCTCCACGCCCTGCGCGACAGCCCAGCCGAGCGTGATGCACAGCTGCGTGCCGTGGGCATCGACCCGCAATTGCTCGGACAGCCCCAGGCACGCGTACCGGCCAAGGCCTTCTCCGAGCTGTGGCTGGCACAGATCCAGTGCCTGGACGACGAGTTCTTCCGCCTCGACAGCCATGGCATGCCGCTGGGCAGTTTCGCCTTGATCTGCCGGGGCCTGATCCTTGAACCGAACCTGGAAAAGGCCTTGCGCCAGTGCATGAGTGGCTTCGGCCTGTTCCTGCGCGACCTGCGTGGCAGCCTGACGGTGCGCGGTGGGCGCGCGCTGATCAGCGTGCAGTCGAGCATTGCCGACCCGCT
It contains:
- a CDS encoding TetR/AcrR family transcriptional regulator, with the translated sequence MPPVNAAMRCASFEERRDRAMALFAEKGFGQVSMRELAAHVGLTAGSLYHHFPSKQDLLYDLIEELYEELQATLDQGRRAMARGASALGCLIAAHWQLHAERPMQFRLAERDLCCLSDDQQARLALLRKRYEAGLLRLIAPQAKLQGQALVATAHVVATLLNQLPGMLKALPEEQGLGLMESMLAGGIERTLR
- a CDS encoding 3-hydroxybutyryl-CoA dehydrogenase, with the translated sequence MSIEQIAVIGAGTMGNGIAQVCAVAGYQVLLVDVSDAALERGVATLSKNLERQVSKGTLDADKAAAAKTRIRTSTDYAQLSSAQLVIEAATESLQLKQRILQQVAANVAADCLIATNTSSLSVTQLAASIEHPERFIGVHFFNPVPMMALVEIIRGLQTSDSTYAQALVVTEKVGKTPITAGNRPGFVVNRILVPMINEAIFVRQEGLASAEDIDTGMRLGCNQPIGPLALADLIGLDTLLAIMEAFHEGFNDSKYRPAPLLKEMVAAGWLGRKTGRGFFTY
- a CDS encoding acetyl-CoA C-acyltransferase family protein, whose translation is MSSPEIYVVSAVRSAIGGFGGSLKDLPLADLATAITRAAIERSGVAAEQIGHMVMGTVIPTEPRDAYLSRVAAMNAGMPKETPAFNVNRLCGSGLQAIVSATQCLLLGDADVAVAAGAESMSRGPYLLPQARWGARMGDLQGIDYTVGVLQDPFEHFHMGITAENVAAKHGITREMQDELALTSQRRAARAIAEGRFDSQIVPVELKTRKGTVQFAVDEHVRGDVTAEQLAGMKTVFKKDGTVTAGNASGINDGAAGLVLASGDAVRRLGLKPLARLVGYAHAGVEPELMGLGPIPATRKVLEKTGLKLQDLDVIESNEAFAAQACAVARELGFDPEKVNPNGSGISLGHPVGATGAIIATKAIHELQRIQGRYALATMCIGGGQGIAVVFERV